One genomic region from Sphingobacterium multivorum encodes:
- a CDS encoding SDR family NAD(P)-dependent oxidoreductase encodes MEEYKNKVVLISGGLGDIGRAMAEAFLTQQAIVCISDRFEPQVASERWPLLDDAGARLFYDQVDVADAGQVDAWVTRIRQELGAISICIANAACVTIKDFSTISNAEWKNEMAINLDGSFFLANACAKSFVENEIAGSIVFMGSWAAHAVHQNLPAYSVSKAGLRMLCQAMALEYAAYGIRVNEIAPGYVNAGLSKVVWSSNAELQMKAKAVVPLGQIIEAEEVAKQVLWICSDNCKHMTGTAIVMDGGLSLIRP; translated from the coding sequence ATGGAGGAATATAAGAATAAGGTCGTCTTGATCAGTGGGGGACTTGGCGATATCGGAAGGGCTATGGCTGAAGCATTTTTGACCCAGCAGGCCATTGTATGTATCTCGGATCGGTTTGAACCACAGGTGGCTAGCGAGCGATGGCCCTTGTTGGATGACGCTGGAGCGCGTCTATTTTATGATCAGGTCGATGTAGCGGATGCCGGGCAGGTGGACGCCTGGGTGACACGGATAAGACAGGAGCTGGGGGCAATTTCCATCTGTATCGCGAATGCCGCATGTGTCACGATTAAAGATTTCAGCACGATAAGCAATGCGGAATGGAAGAATGAAATGGCCATTAATCTCGACGGTTCATTCTTCTTGGCGAATGCCTGTGCAAAGTCATTTGTGGAGAATGAGATCGCAGGTTCGATCGTTTTTATGGGCAGCTGGGCGGCACACGCCGTACATCAAAATTTACCGGCATATAGTGTCTCTAAGGCTGGCCTGCGTATGCTTTGCCAGGCCATGGCCCTTGAATATGCAGCATACGGAATTCGTGTCAACGAGATTGCACCAGGCTATGTCAATGCGGGCTTGAGCAAAGTGGTCTGGTCATCAAATGCCGAACTTCAAATGAAAGCAAAGGCTGTGGTGCCACTTGGTCAGATTATAGAAGCTGAAGAGGTTGCAAAACAGGTACTTTGGATCTGTTCGGACAATTGTAAACATATGACTGGTACCGCAATTGTGATGGATGGTGGACTGTCCTTGATTAGACCCTAA
- the dgoD gene encoding galactonate dehydratase, with the protein MKITAIETFVCHARMRNWIFVKIMTDQPGLWGWGEATLEWHTQSVVGAIKDISQLLIGEDPRRIEYLWQMMYRQHFWHGNGIVRGTAISGIDIALWDILGKIHNVPCHELWGGRVRDYIRLYCHLGGGRMEDFYETAPDDAKRFGDLALKAVDEGFTAFKSMAVPETMSLEGLRPIKYAEACVKAMRDAVGDDIDIMVDCHARPSPRMGMQFAKALEPYGLYFFEEPCWPETMEDIALIQRAVTTPIASGERLIGVHAFRDMLEKRAVSVIQPDITHCGGLTEARKIGALADAYRVSMAPHNPQGPVSTAASIELGFATPSYIICESVHKDVEWRQDVVTEGFTVQEKGRIVLPNKRAGLGIEINEEEVKKHPFQQEILQRTFYKDGSVGDW; encoded by the coding sequence ATGAAAATAACCGCTATTGAAACCTTTGTATGCCATGCGCGCATGCGAAATTGGATTTTTGTCAAAATTATGACCGACCAGCCCGGGCTTTGGGGATGGGGCGAAGCCACCTTGGAGTGGCATACGCAAAGTGTGGTCGGAGCTATCAAGGATATTTCTCAATTGTTGATCGGTGAAGATCCGCGTCGTATTGAATACCTGTGGCAGATGATGTATAGGCAACATTTCTGGCATGGAAACGGTATCGTTCGCGGTACGGCCATCAGTGGTATCGATATCGCCTTATGGGATATCTTAGGTAAAATTCACAATGTCCCTTGTCATGAGCTGTGGGGAGGTCGTGTACGTGACTATATCCGTTTGTATTGTCATTTAGGTGGAGGTCGCATGGAGGATTTTTACGAGACTGCTCCGGACGATGCCAAGCGATTTGGGGATCTGGCGCTGAAAGCTGTTGATGAGGGTTTTACCGCTTTTAAATCGATGGCTGTCCCAGAGACGATGTCGTTGGAAGGTCTTCGTCCCATTAAATATGCTGAAGCTTGCGTGAAGGCCATGCGTGACGCTGTCGGCGACGATATTGATATTATGGTGGATTGCCATGCGCGGCCAAGCCCACGTATGGGGATGCAATTTGCGAAAGCATTGGAGCCTTATGGCCTGTATTTCTTTGAAGAGCCATGCTGGCCAGAGACCATGGAAGATATTGCCTTGATTCAACGGGCGGTGACGACACCTATTGCTTCAGGCGAACGTTTGATCGGAGTGCATGCCTTTCGGGATATGCTCGAAAAGCGTGCCGTAAGTGTTATACAGCCTGATATTACACATTGTGGCGGTCTGACTGAAGCGCGTAAAATTGGAGCTTTGGCCGATGCTTATCGTGTATCTATGGCACCACATAATCCACAGGGCCCCGTAAGTACAGCTGCTTCCATTGAGCTGGGATTTGCAACACCATCCTATATTATTTGTGAAAGTGTGCATAAGGACGTCGAATGGCGCCAGGACGTCGTTACCGAAGGGTTTACGGTTCAAGAGAAGGGGCGGATTGTCCTTCCGAATAAGCGCGCCGGTTTGGGCATTGAAATCAATGAAGAAGAGGTAAAGAAACACCCTTTTCAACAGGAAATATTGCAGCGAACCTTCTATAAAGACGGTAGTGTAGGGGATTGGTAG